A part of Molothrus aeneus isolate 106 chromosome 10, BPBGC_Maene_1.0, whole genome shotgun sequence genomic DNA contains:
- the NPPC gene encoding C-type natriuretic peptide, protein MQISPLLAGGLLLALLSVRLEAKPASQLPQKASRGSAAAAAAAAGPPEAPEREKEREKERSGGGGGSGPREAREARAEARPRAGWARLLQDPPGRRHKALHKKGLGKGCFGLKLDRIGAMSGLGC, encoded by the exons ATGCAGATCTCACCCTTGCTGGCTGGTGGACTTTTACTCGCGCTGCTCTCCGTCAGGCTGGAGGCGAAGCCGGCGTCTCAGCTCCCACAGAAG GCCTCCCGCGGgtcggcggcggcagcagcagcggcagcgggTCCGCCCGAGGCGCCGGAGCGGGAGAAAGAGCGGGAGAAGgagcggagcggcggcggcggcggctcgggCCCGCGGGAGGCGCGGGAGGCGCGGGCCGAGGCGCGGCCCCGGGCGGGCTGGGCGCGGCTGCTGCAGGACCCGCCGGGCCGCCGCCACAAGGCCCTCCACAAGAAGGGCCTGGGCAAGGGCTGCTTCGGGCTCAAGCTGGATCGCATCGGCGCCATGAGCGGCCTCGGATGCTGA